Proteins from one Ketobacter alkanivorans genomic window:
- the rpoE gene encoding RNA polymerase sigma factor RpoE produces MAERHPDQLLVERVQQGDKRAFDLLVKKYQHKVLAVISRFVRDQDEAMDVAQDAFVKAYRALDRFRGDSAFYTWIYRIAVNTAKNHLVSKGRRPPDTDVEVSDAEYYSGGDALHESADPEKEMMRDQLESVVYEALRELPDDLRTAVTLREFDGLSYEEIAEVMDCPVGTVRSRIFRGREAIDKRIQAMQV; encoded by the coding sequence TAGAGCGCGTACAGCAAGGCGATAAACGCGCCTTTGACTTACTGGTAAAGAAATATCAACACAAGGTGCTGGCAGTCATCAGTCGCTTTGTGAGGGATCAGGATGAGGCGATGGACGTGGCACAGGATGCCTTTGTCAAAGCCTACCGGGCCCTGGATCGTTTTCGCGGTGACAGTGCGTTTTATACGTGGATATACCGCATTGCCGTTAACACGGCCAAGAATCATCTGGTGTCTAAGGGGCGCAGGCCGCCGGACACCGATGTGGAAGTCAGTGACGCAGAATACTACAGCGGTGGTGATGCCTTGCATGAGTCTGCCGATCCTGAGAAAGAAATGATGAGGGATCAGCTGGAGAGCGTCGTGTATGAGGCATTACGAGAATTACCCGATGATTTACGCACAGCGGTGACATTGCGTGAATTTGATGGTCTTAGTTACGAAGAGATTGCCGAAGTGATGGATTGCCCGGTGGGTACTGTCCGCTCCCGTATTTTCAGGGGGCGAGAGGCCATCGACAAGCGTATCCAGGCGATGCAGGTTTGA